In the Pseudomonas sp. TH06 genome, one interval contains:
- a CDS encoding YajD family HNH nuclease, with protein sequence MSSSTPTNTSKLDRILADNQRDKEMGYRDKALKMYPHVCGRCTREFSGKRLSELTVHHRDHNHDNNPQDGSNWELLCLYCHDNEHSRYTDQQYFSEGSLSTPKIAKATHNPFAALAGLMKKED encoded by the coding sequence ATGAGTTCGTCCACCCCAACCAACACGTCGAAGCTGGATCGCATCCTCGCCGACAACCAGCGCGACAAGGAAATGGGCTACCGCGACAAGGCCCTGAAGATGTATCCGCACGTCTGTGGCCGCTGCACCCGCGAGTTTTCCGGCAAGCGCCTGAGTGAACTGACCGTGCACCACCGCGATCACAACCACGACAACAACCCGCAGGACGGCTCGAACTGGGAGCTGTTGTGCCTGTACTGCCACGATAACGAACACTCGCGGTACACCGACCAGCAGTATTTCAGCGAAGGCTCGCTGAGCACGCCGAAAATCGCCAAGGCAACGCACAACCCGTTTGCCGCGCTGGCCGGGTTGATGAAAAAAGAAGACTGA
- a CDS encoding RNA methyltransferase translates to MADKRYSCIGLYNPKSPENVGSVMRAAGCYGVASVFYTGKRYERAADFVTDTKRVHYDIPLIGIDDLKKILPLNCVPVAVELVEGARPLPEYTHPDRALYIFGPEDGSLDKEIRDWCEDVVYIPTTGCMNLAATVNVVLYDRMAKGLNTRSGPKFR, encoded by the coding sequence GTGGCAGACAAACGTTACAGCTGCATTGGTTTGTACAACCCCAAATCACCGGAGAACGTCGGTTCGGTGATGCGCGCCGCAGGCTGTTACGGCGTGGCGTCGGTGTTCTACACCGGCAAGCGTTATGAACGCGCCGCCGATTTCGTCACCGACACCAAACGCGTGCACTACGACATCCCGTTGATCGGCATCGATGATCTGAAAAAGATTCTCCCGCTCAACTGCGTACCGGTCGCCGTGGAACTGGTCGAGGGCGCCCGCCCGCTGCCGGAATACACCCACCCGGATCGCGCGCTGTACATCTTCGGCCCGGAAGACGGCTCGCTGGACAAAGAGATTCGCGACTGGTGCGAAGACGTCGTGTACATCCCGACCACTGGCTGCATGAACCTCGCCGCCACGGTCAACGTTGTGCTCTACGACCGCATGGCCAAGGGCTTGAACACCCGTTCCGGGCCGAAATTCCGCTAA
- a CDS encoding DUF2892 domain-containing protein, which translates to MSELKRVERIESTPFQSRSEQNVEGWERIGSLAGGVIMVGKGLRRGGVFGLIQVAIGGVAMARGITGHSSVKSLLEKSRQDMNNVRAKIERAGEELSKLKANAEAATKTATVTGNDSVKSPKAGV; encoded by the coding sequence ATGAGCGAGCTCAAACGCGTCGAGCGTATCGAATCCACCCCGTTCCAGAGCCGTTCCGAGCAGAACGTCGAAGGCTGGGAGCGCATCGGATCCCTGGCCGGCGGCGTGATCATGGTCGGCAAGGGCCTGCGCCGTGGCGGTGTGTTCGGTTTGATTCAGGTGGCGATTGGCGGCGTGGCCATGGCCCGCGGGATTACCGGGCACAGTTCGGTGAAAAGCCTGCTGGAGAAAAGCCGTCAGGACATGAACAACGTGCGGGCGAAGATTGAACGCGCCGGGGAAGAATTGAGCAAGCTGAAGGCCAATGCCGAAGCAGCGACCAAGACCGCCACGGTGACCGGCAATGATTCGGTGAAATCGCCGAAAGCCGGGGTTTGA